A region from the Oryzias latipes chromosome 20, ASM223467v1 genome encodes:
- the LOC105356706 gene encoding uncharacterized protein LOC105356706, which produces MFSAASALLLFCAAAAEMCRGAHCYDPRPCTGAHCPGARSVRPPRQFSPSTRGKAAQAEGDQARSDQSSTRTQVESFPALHGGHGDGGARRRCGDADCAPATTQSFNETRQCRGIECRLPQSLRAKALGRFCVGDGCPAAPEEESVPRTAGQLPLVHVSDRAAQFLADFPDFGHSSPELGGASLGVQLTCDIKPGENEVPSEDALILHLQLSKGQEKLVEALRAQQVIIRDLQQKLADQQEALLSQQRQILDQQRLMYEQMGAVKSQYGLLSDTFKQVSFQGLQDELQSYFESHLAGLQSQARSHLRKSYVIHKMDADSKVMDAVGEAHLPQPLLGCAGPCGSEEFCDFQRSPPQCEKCTLCPPGFFLISQCSPTADRLCQDRDECLELPNICGERVKCLNTPGGFRCLGVTDSEALLGFCGREYFYNQELQECQACSDCDGEPVAAPCTAVSDSVCGHLSGSLLSQSWSGNVAGPSAGTSGTHIFSGLQLNIRGKERSDLLSNEAGLVTFLQHGLVWLDHNFAIKHNCRNFLQAGMRINGSQAEEGQDLSGIRIEQPDGKYFQGISVSTGVEVEPNQTLTLLLKSPSQHCNQSKDLHVFDVSAPSLSVLWLSHDTGAVAMTAQMSLLAHYQTSYRPTFSMTSVSDPYVISLTHDGRAVRFTESGVVKFVLQQALYSMGHTCVREGFSLIAYTSQNGTGQEVMRAFKTGVNYRDTSITLSGAVSVESRDTLSFEITSPSQCNIRYFGDSTGISMLSLIWIPSAVASALTATVSRTGLPSGAVRNKPLLFQQISPDTPQVHLAHTGQPGSQKNFIFQERGTANVALNLKLIHSCNIIKLTLHQTGGQQSGPVAQQVSGSKPEGSEWASVGLRASLQVQNGTALYVTLDCIRGRVNHISHKGGTNVSILWVAL; this is translated from the exons ATGTTTTCAGCAGCGTCTGCGCTGCTGCTCTTCTGCGCTGCAGCCGCAGAGATGTGCAGGGGCGCGCACTGCTACGACCCCAGACCGTGCACCGGGGCGCACTGCCCGGGCGCCAGATCCGTCAGACCACCGCGACAGTTCAGCCCCTCCACCAGGGGCAAAGCCGCACAGGCGGAGGGGGATCAGGCGCGCTCGGACCAGAGCTCCACGCGGACGCAAGTGGAAAGTTTCCCAGCGCTTCACGGGGGGCACGGAGACGGAGGCGCGCGGAGAAGGTGCGGCGACGCGGACTGCGCCCCCGCCACGACACAGTCCTTTAACGAGACCCGCCAGTGCCGAGGGATCGAGTGCAGGCTGCCGCAGAGCCTACGAGCAAAAGCGCTGGGAAGGTTTTGTGTTGGAGACGGATGTCCTGCTGCGCCGGAGGAGGAGAGCGTCCCCAGGACAGCAGGACAGCTCCCCCTAGTCCATGTGTCAGACAGAGCCGCGCAGTTCCTGGCAGATTTTCCAGACTTTGGACATTCATCACCGGAACTCGGCGGAGCGTCTCTGGGCGTCCAGCTCACGTGTGACATAAAACCAG GAGAGAATGAAGTCCCTTCAGAGGATGCCCTCATCTTGCACCTCCAGCTCTCCAAAGGTCAGGAGAAGCTGGTGGAAGCCCTGAGAGCCCAGCAGGTGATCATCCGTGACCTGCAGCAGAAGCTTGCTGACCAACAGGAGGCGCTGCTTTCCCAGCAGCGTCAGATCCTGGACCAGCAGCGGCTCATGTACGAGCAGATGGGCGCGGTCAAGTCCCAGTATGGCCTCCTCTCAGACACCTTCAAGCAGGTCTCCTTCCAGGGCCTGCAGGATGAGCTGCAGAGCTACTTCGAGAGCCACCTGGCGGGACTGCAGAGCCAGGCTCGCAGCCACCTTCGCAAATCCTACGTCATCCATAAGATGGATGCGGACTCCAAGGTGATGGATGCTGTTGGAGAAGCTCACCTTCCCCAGCCTCTGCTGGGCTGTGCCGGCCCGTGTGGATCAGAGGAGTTCTGCGACTTTCAGAGGAGCCCGCCTCAGTGTGAGAAGTGCACTTTGTGCCCACCGGGGTTCTTCCTCATCTCCCAGTGCTCTCCGACGGCAGACAGATTGTGTCAG GACAGAGATGAATGCCTGGAACTGCCAAACATCTGTGGAGAGCGCGTGAAGTGCCTCAACACTCCTG GGGGATTCAGGTGTCTTGGAGTTACAGATAGTGAAGCTCTGCTGGGTTTCTGTGGTCGCGAGTACTTCtacaaccaggagctgcaggagtgcCAGGCCTGCTCTGACTGTGATGGAGAGCCCGTCGCTGCTCCCTGCACAGCCGTCAGTGATTCGGTGTGCGGCCATCTGTCCGGGAGCCTTCTGTCCCAGTCCTGGTCAGGGAATGTGGCAGGTCCTTCTGCCGGGACATCTGGAACCCACATCTTCTCTGGCCTACAGCTGAACATACGAGGGAAGGAGCGGAGCGATCTTCTGTCCAACGAGGCGGGGCTGGTGACCTTCCTGCAGCACGGTCTTGTGTGGTTGGATCACAATTTTGCAATAAAGCACAACTGCAGGAACTTCCTTCAGGCAGGGATGAGGATCAATGGGAGCCAGGCAGAGGAGGGTCAGGATCTCAGCGGCATTCGGATCGAACAGCCGGATGGGAAGTACTTCCAAGGGATAAGCGTCAGCACGGGGGTGGAGGTGGAGCCCAACCAGACCCTCACACTGCTGCTGAAGAGTCCAAGCCAACACTGCAATCAGAGCAAGGACCTTCACGTCTTTGACGTCAGCGCTCCATCTTTGAGTGTGCTCTGGTTGTCTCACGACACCGGCGCCGTGGCCATGACAGCTCAGATGTCTCTGCTGGCGCACTACCAGACCAGCTACCGCCCGACGTTCAGCATGACCTCTGTGTCTGACCCCTACGTGATCAGCCTGACCCATGACGGCAGAGCCGTCCGATTCACAGAAAGCGGAGTAGTGAAGTTTGTCCTCCAGCAGGCGCTCTACTCGATGGGTCACACCTGCGTTCGAGAGGGTTTCTCGCTCATCGCCTACACCTCCCAGAACGGAACGGGCCAAGAAGTGATGCGGGCTTTCAAGACGGGCGTGAACTACAGAGACACCTCCATCACGCTGTCCGGCGCCGTCAGCGTGGAGAGCAGAGACACGCTCAGCTTTGAGATCACTTCCCCGTCTCAGTGCAACATCCGTTACTTTGGAGACAGCACCGGCATCAGCATGCTGAGCCTCATCTGGATTCCCTCAGCGGTGGCGTCAGCCTTGACAGCCACGGTGTCTAGAACCGGTCTTCCTTCAGGCGCCGTCAGGAATAAGCCGCTGCTCTTCCAGCAGATCAGCCCCGACACTCCCCAGGTCCACCTGGCCCACACGGGCCAGCCAGGAAGCCAGAAGAACTTCATATTCCAGGAGAGAGGGACAGCGAATGTTGCCCTGAACCTCAAGCTGATCCATTCGTGTAATATCATTAAGCTGACGTTGCATCAGACTGGGGGGCAGCAGTCGGGACCCGTGGCTCAGCAGGTCTCCGGATCCAAGCCTGAAGGGAGCGAGTGGGCCAGTGTTGGACTCAGAGCTTCCCTTCAGGTCCAGAACGGGACGGCTCTTTACGTTACTCTGGACTGCATTCGAGGACGGGTCAACCACATATCACATAAAGGCGGCACCAACGTCTCCATCCTTTGGGTTGCTTTGTGA